One part of the Sphingopyxis sp. PAMC25046 genome encodes these proteins:
- a CDS encoding DUF736 family protein produces MATIANLTVKADGSFEGTLTTLLVTAPIAIVPNGRKVKDNEPDFRVIARKNGYEVGAGWTRTSQSNGTEYVSVTLSAPEFGTIYANIANAPGDDPMKKVLIWNPPS; encoded by the coding sequence ATGGCCACCATCGCAAATCTCACCGTCAAGGCCGACGGCAGCTTCGAAGGCACGCTGACGACCCTTCTGGTCACCGCGCCGATCGCGATCGTCCCGAACGGCCGCAAGGTGAAGGACAATGAGCCCGACTTCCGCGTGATCGCGCGCAAGAACGGCTACGAGGTCGGCGCCGGCTGGACCCGCACGTCGCAGTCGAACGGCACCGAATATGTCTCGGTCACCCTTTCGGCCCCCGAATTCGGCACGATCTACGCGAATATCGCGAACGCGCCCGGCGACGATCCGATGAAGAAGGTGCTTATCTGGAACCCGCCGAGCTGA
- a CDS encoding DUF1289 domain-containing protein, whose amino-acid sequence MRSPCIELCAFDGRTGWCPGCGRTQSECRSWKKASPFQQRKLASELPRRLAKLTQEK is encoded by the coding sequence ATGCGTTCGCCCTGCATCGAATTATGTGCGTTCGACGGTCGGACGGGCTGGTGCCCCGGCTGCGGCCGCACCCAGTCCGAATGCCGGAGCTGGAAGAAGGCCTCGCCATTCCAGCAGCGCAAGCTGGCCTCGGAGCTTCCGCGCCGATTGGCGAAACTCACGCAGGAAAAATGA